The genomic DNA ATGATGGCCAACGCCGCGGACAGCGCGGTAGTGATGGAGATCAGGCTGGTGGTGCCGTGTTGCAGTACGTCAAAGGCTAGGATCGCGCCGCCAGCCATGACCGCCACGCCGAGGACGATCGTGGTGGTGCCCGCCCCGAGCCGGTCGTGTTTCGGCCGCGGTGGAGTGCTCGGCTTCGGTTCTTTCGCTGGCTTGGGCTGGTGAGCGGCAGTTCCAGGGGAAGGGCGGTGCGCCGACGGCGCGTCGGGAGTCCACGCCGCTGAGACGCTGGCGGCGCGTGTGGTCTCTGGGCCCGGCTCCTCTGCTTGCTGCTCTGCATCGGGGTGCTCACCGCGCTGCCTGCCCCGGCTGCGCGAGATCACGAACCATAGCGCGCCGCCCACGAGGGCGAGCACGAGCAATCCGCCGAGATCCACGGAATCGCCCCGCCAGATCCTCGGACCAAACCAATCCACGGTACCCAGGATCAGCAGCACGAGCGCGCCAGTGAAGCCGACTGTCCACGATCCTCTGCCGACCTCCTGAAGGTGGATGCGGCCACTGGGCCCGGGCAGCAGCGCCCACGCGGCGCCGTAGAGAAAGAGCCCAACACCGGAGAAGATGATGACGATCAGGACAATTCCCCGGACCAGGATGGGGTCTAGGCCCGTTCGCGCGGCGAGGCCGGACGCGACGCCGCCAATCCACCGGTCCGAGCCGCGGCCCAGGCCCAGCGACCGCACCCAACGAAAGAAGGCGTGTTCAGCAGGTTGTTCGTTCATGACACCTATCCTTCCGGCACGCGGGTGCCCGCCGCTATTGGGGGCGACCCTGACTCATCCCTGATTCCGGCCCGGATCGCCCTGAATCGGGTCCCCGGCAGACCCTGAGCCGTGCTTTAGTGGACTCATGAGTACGCCCAGCCCCACCGTGCCGGCCGACGAGTCGAACTCGCGCCCTGCCTTGGTTCGCGCTGAGTCGCGCGTCATGGCGGGCGTCTGCGGCGGGCTGGCCGCTCACGTGGGCACGAGCGTGCGCACGATGCGGGTGCTTATGGTGTTGCTCGCGATTGCGGGCGGCGCCGGGCTCTTGCTGTATGCGTGGCTCTGGGTATTGGTGCCGAGCGCCACGGACGCGCGCCGCTCGGCCGAGGTGCTCGACGCCGGTCGCCGCCGCGGCTTGGCTGATGCCATGCGGGACTTGCCGCGCCCCGAGGGGCCCGCCGGCGCCTCCGTCAGGTACGTGCTCGCCGGTGCGGGCCTCCTGATCGCTGGCCTGTTGCTGTTTGCTCAAGTCAGCGGACTTGATTTCGCGTGGCAGCTCATTTGGCCGGCCATTTTCATCAGCGCTGGCGCCGTCGTGGT from Zhihengliuella flava includes the following:
- a CDS encoding PspC domain-containing protein; the protein is MNEQPAEHAFFRWVRSLGLGRGSDRWIGGVASGLAARTGLDPILVRGIVLIVIIFSGVGLFLYGAAWALLPGPSGRIHLQEVGRGSWTVGFTGALVLLILGTVDWFGPRIWRGDSVDLGGLLVLALVGGALWFVISRSRGRQRGEHPDAEQQAEEPGPETTRAASVSAAWTPDAPSAHRPSPGTAAHQPKPAKEPKPSTPPRPKHDRLGAGTTTIVLGVAVMAGGAILAFDVLQHGTTSLISITTALSAALAIMGVGLVAAAASKRTGGALTGWAVVTLIPAVFIGGFSANEVRGPWQTEVFSSTQTDLRHLASITEDTSVLINSAFSDTTVTVPGDIPVYLDAASGFAQVEVQTADGEDVVEFSGVSAPQRQLITDVTDGPALTLKVNGAFTSVQIVVDGDAAPTGVDSGRDGGDWPWDEGDWPWDDEPLSTGETTRPVAASTIHAPTLMETAR